The Pseudomonas fragi DNA window GCGCGGCCTTTGCTGTGGGTAATGGCGCCGCAGATATGGGCGGGCCAAACGGGGGCGCGGTCTTCGCCCATGCCGGGGGTGGCCAGAGTGCCATCCAGTTGCAGCATGGCTGCACGGGCACACAGGCGCCCGGCCAGAAATTCGGCCTGGCGTTTGGCCACCGAGCGTTGAATACTCGCTGGCATGTCGATGTTGCTGCGGGCAAAGTCATCGTCTTCCAGCTGGGCAGGGATAAAGTCGGTGCTTAGCCAGGTACTGGCAGGCAGCGTGGCTGGCAAGGGCCAGTCGGCGCGCAGCGGCGTGCAGCAGGCAGGCAGGGCGGGGAGTCGGTTCATGGCGCCATTGTGCCGGGGCTTGGCCCGGCTGTGCAATTGTTCAGAGTCTGTTCAGGGCACACGACTTACTGTGTAGCTAGGCTGTATAGGACACACGTCCTTAGAGACGCGGATTGGCTTGGGAGAGCGCGATGAAATTGCTGGTGGTTGAAGATGAGGCGTTGCTGCGCCATCACTTGCAAACCCGTCTGACAGAAAGTGGCCATGTGGTCGAAGCGGTGGCCAATGCCGAAGAGGCGTTGTACCAGACCGAGCAGTTCAACCATGACCTGGCGATGATTGACCTGGGCCTGCCGGGGCTTGGCGGCCTGGAACTGATTCGCCAGTTGCGCGCCCGGGGCAAGACGTTTCCGATCCTGATCCTCACTGCGCGTGGCAATTGGCAGGACAAGGTCGAAGGGCTGGCAGCGGGTGCGGACGATTATGTGGTCAAGCCGTTCCAGTTCGAAGAACTGGATGCGCGGCTCAATGCGTTGCTGCGCCGCTCCAGTGGCTTTACCCAACCGACGATAGTGGCCGGTGCGCTGGTGCTGGACATCAACCGCAAACAGGCGGTGCTCGACGGTGAGCCGCTGGCGCTGACCGCCTATGAATACCGGATTCTTGAATACCTGATGCGCCATCACCAGCAAGTGGTGGCCAAGGACCGACTGATGGAACAGCTGTACCCGGATGACGAGGAACGTGATCCGAATGTGATCGAGGTGCTGGTCGGGCGCCTGCGACGCAAGCTGGAGGGGGCAAACGGTTTTAAGCCAATCGATACAGTGCGCGGCCTGGGGTACTTGTTTACTGAGCGCTGCCGATGATTCGTTCGCTTCGCGTTCGATTGATGCTGGCGGCAACCCTGTTGGCCGTGTTGTTTATGCTGGCGTTGCTGCCGGCGATGCAGGGAGCGTTCAGTCTGGCGCTCAAGGACGCCATCGAGCAGCGCCTGGCGTCAGATGTCACCACGCTGATTTCAGCGGCAAAGATGGAAAAGAACCGGCTCAAGATGCCGGCGCTGCTGCCTGATGAGCAGTTCGACCTGCCGGACAGTCGCCTGCTGGGCTACATCTATGACCGTGACGGGCAACTGGTGTGGCGCTCACGCGCCACCCAGGAAGAAACCATCAACTACAAGCCGCGCTATGACGGGCGCGGCAACGAATTTGCGAGCATTCGCGAGGCCAACGGCGAAGAGTTCTTTGTCTACGACGTGGAGGTCAAGCTGCTAGGCGGCAAAAGTGCGGCCTTCAGCTTTGTCGCCCTGCAACCGATGCGCGAATACAACCGCACGCTGGAAGGCCTGCGGGAAAATCTTTATCTGGGGTTCGGCGCAGCTTTGATTGTGCTGCTGGCATTGCTATGGATTGGTCTGACGTGGGGGTTACGCGCCTTGCGACGTTTGAGTCAGGAACTGGATGAAATCGAAACGGGCACTCGCCAGAGCCTCAGCGAGCAACACCCGCGCGAGCTGCTGCGCCTGACCGGCTCGTTGAACCGCTTGCTGCAAAGCGAGCGCGAGCAGCGCACGCGCTATCGTGATTCCCTCGACGACCTGGCCCATAGCCTGAAAACCCCGCTGGCGGTGTTGCAGGGGGTAAGCGAAAGCATGGCCCAGCGCCCGGCCGACCGTGAACAGGCCTGGGTGCTGCAAAGTCAGATCGAGCGCATGAACCAGCAGATCGGCTATCAGTTGCAGCGTGCCAGCTTGCGCAAGAGCGGCCTGGTGCGTCATCAGGTCGAAGTGCTGCCCGTGGTACAGAGTCTGTGCAACACGCTGGACAAGGTGTACCGCGACAAGGGCGTCAAGGTCAGCTACGACATCCCGGAACTGAGCCATCTGCCGATCGAGCAAAATGCCTTGCTGGAGTTGCTCGGCAACCTGTTGGAAAACGCCTATCGGCTGTGCCTGAGCCAGGTACGCATCAGCCTGCACCGCAATGCCCACGGCATAGAAGTCTGCGTGGAGGACGACGGCCCGGGCGTGCCGCCGGATCAGCGTGCGCGCATCTTGCAGCGCGGCGAGCGCCTCGACCGCCAGCATCCGGGGCAGGGCATAGGCCTGGCGGTGGTCAAGGACATCATTGAAAGTTATGACGCCACCTTGACCCTGGACGACTCGTCATTGGGCGGGGCGGCCTTCAGGATTCATTTCCCGGCGGGGTGAGCGATGCCCCCCCTGTAGCAGCTGACGAGCGGAGCGAGGCTGCGTTCGGCGGCGCAGCCGTCGTAAACCTGAGTCCCGGGTTTTCCTGACACAACCATGTACCTGACTTCACGACGGCTGCGCCGCCGAACGCAGCCTCGCTCCGCTCGTCAGCTGCTACAGGTATATGGGGGTACGGTGGCGTTTAGGCGGATATCCGCCACCTCCTGCACTTCAACACGCCTAATGGGCGGATTCCCGCCAAGGGCTGTCCTGCAAAAACAATACGTAAAGTCCTACAAGTTCAGGCGCTACGGGCCATTGCGCAGCTTTAACGCAATGTGGCCCACGGCTTGCAATAAGTGCGAGAGGTCTGCCGTAAGAGCAGCCCCAAAAACAAATCCCTCCAAGTACAGGAGGGTTCGCGCTTTAGGTGTCACCAGTCTCAGACGGAATGATGATTGAGTGATGCACTTGAGGAACTTTGCAATGACGACTCGTCAGCCACTGTACAAATCCCTGTATGTGCAAGTAATCGTAGCGATCGCTATCGGTATCTTGCTGGGCCATTACTACCCGGAAACCGGTGTCGCTCTCAAGCCGCTGGGTGATGGCTTTATCAAACTGATCAAGATGGTCATCGCGCCCATTATTTTCTGTACGGTGGTCAGCGGTATTGCCGGCATGCAGAGCATGAAATCGGTCGGCAAGACCGGCGGTTATGCCTTGCTCTACTTCGAAGTCGTGTCGACTATCGCGCTGTTGATCGGCCTGATCGTGGTTAACGTGGTTCAGCCTGGCGCTGGCATGCATATTGACGTGTCGACCCTGGATGCCAGCAAAATTGCCGGTTACGTGTCGGCAGGCGCAGACCAGAGCATCGTAGGCTTTATCCTCAATGTAATCCCGTCGACCATTGTTGGCGCCTTCGCCAATGGCGATATCCTGCAAGTGCTGATGTTCTCGGTGATCTTCGGTTTCGCCCTGCATCGCCTGGGTGCCTACGGCAAGCCGGTACTGGACTTCATCGACCGTTTCGCCCATGTGATGTTCAACATCATCAACATGATCATGAAGCTGGCGCCACTCGGTGCGCTGGGTGCGATGGCCTTCACCATCGGCGCTTACGGCGTAGGCTCGCTGGTGCAGCTGGGTCAGTTGATGATCTGCTTCTACATCACTTGCGTGCTGTTCGTGCTGATCGTGCTGGGCGGTATTGCCCGCGCTCACGGTTTCAGCGTGTTGAAGCTGATCCGCTACATTCGTGAAGAGCTGCTGATCGTACTGGGTACGTCCTCGTCGGAATCGGCGCTGCCACGCATGCTGGTGAAAATGGAGCGCCTGGGCGCGAAGAAATCGGTAGTGGGCCTGGTGATCCCGACCGGTTACTCGTTCAACCTCGACGGTACTTCGATCTACCTGACCATGGCCGCCGTGTTTATCGCCCAGGCGACTGACACCCATATGGACATCACCCATCAGATCACCCTGTTGCTGGTGCTGTTGCTGTCGTCCAAAGGTGCTGCGGGCGTAACCGGTAGCGGCTTTATCGTGCTGGCGGCCACCCTGTCGGCTGTAGGCCACTTGCCGGTAGCTGGTCTGGCGCTGATCCTGGGTATCGACCGCTTCATGTCTGAAGCCCGTGCCCTGACCAACCTGATCGGTAACGCCGTGGCAACCCTGGTGGTGGCCAAGTGGGTTAAAGAGCTGGACACCGACACCCTGCAGACCGAGCTGAACTCCGGCGGTCGCCCGCTGGAAGATACCCGCCCGCAAGATGACCTGGGCGTGGCTGAAGGCCCGGCCCCGGTGCTGCTCAAGTAAGTCTGAGCGCATAAAAAACCCATCTTCGGATGGGTTTTTTTATGCCTGCTTATTCGACCCGCGTCAGGCCGCTGAACACCAGCGCGTTACGGCAGCGTCGGCACAGATAGCCGCGGCCTTGCTTGACCAGGGCGTGGCGCTGGGCGGAAAAGGCAAAGTCGCTGTCCGGGCACGGGCAACGGTAGATATAGCGCGTGGCGCTGCGCCGTTTGATGGCGTAGGTATGGCAGCGATTGGGCGGCAGTTCGTACACCCCGCGCATGATCAATTGCCATTCTTCGCCGTGGGGCGCGATACGTTCGCCAAACAACTGATGGGCAACCAGGTGCGCCACTTCGTGGGGCACGGTCTGCCTGAGGAAGTCTTCGCTGTTTTCACGGTACAGCTGGGGGTTGAAGCGCAGCAGGTTTTCATGCAAATGGGCGACCCCGGCTTTTTGCCCGCGCAGTTTGAAACTGACGACGGGGCGCTTGAAGGGGCGTTTGAAAAACACTTCGGCCTGTTGGAAACAGTCTTCGACGCGGGTATTGAGCAACTCGGGCATGCGGTTCGGTTCTCCAGAGCCGAGGATTATGCCGCAAGCGGTGGGGGTTCCGAAGTGTCGAGGTGCCGAGCGGTCACGATGCGAACGCTGTAGCCGCTGCCGCAGGCTGCGATGGGTTGCGTAGCGACCCGCTCTTGAAGGTCCTGCGCCCCTTATCGCAGCCTGCGGCAGCGACTACAGGTAGTGCCGGTTAATTGGTATACACCGGCCCGACACCCAGGCCCCAGACGATCACGGTAAAGGCCATGATCGCCACCAGCACCACCAGGCCCACTGCCAGCACCGAGCTGGAAAACAGGAAGCCTTCATCCGGGTCTATGTTCATAAAGGTCGGCAGGCCCACATACAGCAGGTACACCGTGTAGCAAATGGCGGCGGTACCCACCATCATGCCCAGCCACATATGCGGGTACAGCGCTGCCAGCCCGCCAATAAACAGCGGTGTAGCGGTGTAGGTGGCAAAGGCCACGCAACGCTGCAGGCTGGGTTGTGCATCGTAGGTACGCGCCATCCAGTGGATA harbors:
- a CDS encoding response regulator: MKLLVVEDEALLRHHLQTRLTESGHVVEAVANAEEALYQTEQFNHDLAMIDLGLPGLGGLELIRQLRARGKTFPILILTARGNWQDKVEGLAAGADDYVVKPFQFEELDARLNALLRRSSGFTQPTIVAGALVLDINRKQAVLDGEPLALTAYEYRILEYLMRHHQQVVAKDRLMEQLYPDDEERDPNVIEVLVGRLRRKLEGANGFKPIDTVRGLGYLFTERCR
- a CDS encoding ATP-binding protein, whose amino-acid sequence is MIRSLRVRLMLAATLLAVLFMLALLPAMQGAFSLALKDAIEQRLASDVTTLISAAKMEKNRLKMPALLPDEQFDLPDSRLLGYIYDRDGQLVWRSRATQEETINYKPRYDGRGNEFASIREANGEEFFVYDVEVKLLGGKSAAFSFVALQPMREYNRTLEGLRENLYLGFGAALIVLLALLWIGLTWGLRALRRLSQELDEIETGTRQSLSEQHPRELLRLTGSLNRLLQSEREQRTRYRDSLDDLAHSLKTPLAVLQGVSESMAQRPADREQAWVLQSQIERMNQQIGYQLQRASLRKSGLVRHQVEVLPVVQSLCNTLDKVYRDKGVKVSYDIPELSHLPIEQNALLELLGNLLENAYRLCLSQVRISLHRNAHGIEVCVEDDGPGVPPDQRARILQRGERLDRQHPGQGIGLAVVKDIIESYDATLTLDDSSLGGAAFRIHFPAG
- a CDS encoding SprT family zinc-dependent metalloprotease; amino-acid sequence: MPELLNTRVEDCFQQAEVFFKRPFKRPVVSFKLRGQKAGVAHLHENLLRFNPQLYRENSEDFLRQTVPHEVAHLVAHQLFGERIAPHGEEWQLIMRGVYELPPNRCHTYAIKRRSATRYIYRCPCPDSDFAFSAQRHALVKQGRGYLCRRCRNALVFSGLTRVE
- a CDS encoding Yip1 family protein, translated to MIHHVVGLFTHPDKEWREIRGDAEESIGHMYFTHTLILAAIPAVSAFIGTTQVGWVIGNRAPVMLTLDSALWMTLLSYAAMLVGVGVMGAFIHWMARTYDAQPSLQRCVAFATYTATPLFIGGLAALYPHMWLGMMVGTAAICYTVYLLYVGLPTFMNIDPDEGFLFSSSVLAVGLVVLVAIMAFTVIVWGLGVGPVYTN
- a CDS encoding dicarboxylate/amino acid:cation symporter, yielding MTTRQPLYKSLYVQVIVAIAIGILLGHYYPETGVALKPLGDGFIKLIKMVIAPIIFCTVVSGIAGMQSMKSVGKTGGYALLYFEVVSTIALLIGLIVVNVVQPGAGMHIDVSTLDASKIAGYVSAGADQSIVGFILNVIPSTIVGAFANGDILQVLMFSVIFGFALHRLGAYGKPVLDFIDRFAHVMFNIINMIMKLAPLGALGAMAFTIGAYGVGSLVQLGQLMICFYITCVLFVLIVLGGIARAHGFSVLKLIRYIREELLIVLGTSSSESALPRMLVKMERLGAKKSVVGLVIPTGYSFNLDGTSIYLTMAAVFIAQATDTHMDITHQITLLLVLLLSSKGAAGVTGSGFIVLAATLSAVGHLPVAGLALILGIDRFMSEARALTNLIGNAVATLVVAKWVKELDTDTLQTELNSGGRPLEDTRPQDDLGVAEGPAPVLLK